Proteins found in one Alphaproteobacteria bacterium genomic segment:
- a CDS encoding DUF2282 domain-containing protein, with the protein MSSKKTTILTSAVAGALALTLASGNDAAAKDSKSKMEKCYGIAIAFQGDCGSKEAGHSCAGQNKDAGDPNDFLMVIEGNCERIVGGSLTPGKEKS; encoded by the coding sequence ATGAGTTCAAAAAAGACAACAATCCTCACGTCTGCTGTTGCAGGTGCTTTGGCGTTAACGCTCGCTAGTGGTAATGATGCTGCCGCGAAAGACAGCAAATCTAAGATGGAAAAATGTTACGGTATTGCTATCGCTTTCCAAGGCGACTGTGGTAGTAAAGAAGCAGGACATAGCTGTGCTGGGCAAAATAAAGATGCTGGCGATCCAAATGACTTTCTCATGGTCATAGAAGGAAATTGTGAAAGAATCGTTGGTGGTTCGCTTACACCTGGTAAAGAAAAATCATAA
- the pdhA gene encoding pyruvate dehydrogenase (acetyl-transferring) E1 component subunit alpha, which yields MSAVAKQKELNDVSQGQKADPFNLKEAYRQMLLIRRFEERSAQLYGMGLIAGFCHLYIGQEAVVVGLQMLAQEHDSIITAYRDHGHMLACNMDPRGVMAELTGRADGYSKGKGGSMHMFSREKNFFGGHGIVGAQVPLGSGLAFAHKYKEDGGISFTYMGEGASNQGQVYEAFNMAALWKLPALYVIENNHYSMGTSSKRHTANTEFHKRGSHFGIPGARVDGMDVFAVYEAGKRAVEHVRSGKGPFVLEVDTYRYRGHSMSDPAQYRSKEEVEKVRGERDPIETFKGTILEKKLVSEAALKKIDQEVKEIMLEVVAFAKESPEPDPSELYTDIYVEGEAE from the coding sequence ATGTCTGCTGTTGCCAAACAAAAGGAGTTAAATGACGTGTCCCAGGGACAAAAGGCTGATCCCTTTAATTTAAAGGAAGCTTATCGTCAAATGTTGTTGATTCGACGCTTCGAAGAGCGTTCGGCACAACTCTATGGGATGGGACTCATTGCTGGATTTTGTCATCTTTATATTGGCCAAGAGGCAGTCGTTGTAGGTCTTCAAATGTTGGCCCAAGAGCATGATAGTATTATTACAGCCTATCGGGATCATGGACATATGCTGGCATGCAATATGGATCCCAGAGGCGTAATGGCAGAACTAACGGGACGTGCTGATGGATACTCCAAGGGAAAAGGCGGCTCCATGCACATGTTTAGCCGGGAAAAGAATTTCTTTGGAGGGCATGGCATTGTGGGGGCCCAAGTACCTCTTGGATCTGGCTTAGCGTTTGCCCATAAATATAAAGAAGATGGCGGGATTTCATTTACGTATATGGGAGAAGGGGCTTCAAACCAAGGACAAGTATACGAGGCGTTCAACATGGCGGCTCTGTGGAAGTTGCCGGCCCTCTATGTCATTGAGAACAATCACTATTCTATGGGGACAAGCTCCAAAAGGCATACAGCCAATACAGAGTTCCATAAGCGAGGTTCTCATTTTGGGATTCCCGGAGCTCGCGTCGATGGGATGGATGTTTTTGCCGTTTATGAGGCGGGTAAAAGGGCTGTCGAACATGTGCGTTCTGGCAAAGGGCCATTTGTTCTTGAAGTAGATACTTACCGGTATAGAGGGCATTCCATGTCCGATCCAGCCCAGTATCGCTCTAAGGAAGAAGTGGAAAAAGTTCGTGGAGAACGGGACCCCATAGAAACATTCAAAGGGACGATCCTTGAGAAGAAACTTGTATCTGAGGCAGCACTCAAGAAAATAGACCAAGAGGTTAAAGAAATAATGCTAGAGGTTGTGGCTTTTGCAAAGGAAAGTCCTGAACCGGATCCCTCAGAGCTATATACGGATATATACGTAGAAGGGGAGGCAGAATAA
- a CDS encoding pyruvate dehydrogenase complex E1 component subunit beta — protein MSAPETITVRQALCDAMAEEMRSDETVFLMGEEVAEYNGAYKVSQGLLDEFGAKRVVDTPITEHGFTGLGVGAAFGGLKPIVEFMTFNFSMQAIDQIINSAAKTLYMSGGQMGCPIVFRGPNGAASRVGAQHSQCLASWYAHCPGLKVVSPYSAADAKGLLKASIRDPNPVVFLENELMYGQSFEVSSDEDVLPLGKAHIEREGTDATVVAFSICVGYALQAAEQLAEEGISVEVINLRTLRPLDTETILESVQKTNCLVSVEEGFPYAGIGSEISSVIMETAFDYLDAPVLRVTGEDVPMPYAANLEKLALPNVEKIVEAVKSVTYRS, from the coding sequence ATGTCAGCACCTGAAACCATTACTGTTCGCCAAGCCTTGTGCGATGCTATGGCTGAAGAAATGCGCAGCGACGAAACGGTTTTCCTTATGGGAGAAGAAGTTGCCGAGTATAATGGCGCCTACAAAGTAAGTCAGGGACTCTTGGACGAATTTGGTGCCAAGCGGGTGGTTGATACGCCCATCACGGAGCATGGATTTACGGGACTTGGCGTTGGCGCGGCATTCGGTGGACTTAAGCCTATCGTTGAATTCATGACCTTTAACTTCTCCATGCAAGCCATCGACCAAATCATTAACTCTGCTGCCAAGACGCTTTACATGTCTGGTGGACAGATGGGATGCCCAATCGTCTTTCGCGGTCCCAATGGGGCTGCTTCCCGTGTTGGCGCACAGCACTCCCAATGTTTAGCAAGTTGGTACGCTCATTGTCCTGGACTGAAAGTTGTCTCTCCCTATAGTGCAGCGGATGCAAAGGGACTATTGAAGGCGTCCATCCGAGACCCTAATCCAGTGGTGTTTTTGGAAAACGAGCTCATGTATGGGCAATCGTTCGAAGTGTCTTCCGATGAGGATGTGCTTCCTCTAGGAAAAGCTCATATTGAGCGGGAAGGCACCGATGCTACGGTTGTTGCTTTTTCTATTTGTGTTGGATATGCGCTCCAGGCTGCAGAACAGTTGGCAGAGGAAGGGATAAGCGTTGAAGTCATTAATCTCCGTACCCTGAGGCCACTGGACACAGAAACCATTCTTGAGTCGGTCCAAAAGACTAACTGTCTCGTGAGCGTCGAAGAAGGCTTTCCTTATGCAGGCATTGGGTCAGAAATTTCATCAGTTATCATGGAAACGGCCTTTGATTATCTAGATGCCCCCGTTTTACGCGTTACTGGCGAAGATGTGCCCATGCCTTATGCGGCTAACTTGGAAAAACTAGCTCTTCCAAATGTAGAGAAAATAGTAGAAGCTGTGAAATCAGTAACATACCGATCTTAG